Proteins from one Clostridia bacterium genomic window:
- a CDS encoding UDP-N-acetylmuramoyl-L-alanine--D-glutamate ligase, giving the protein MFANFLDFKEKMKGKTVNVIGLGVSNIPLVKMLVSFGAFVIGRDKNEDISLDVDISYKLGEDYLKDIKGDYIFKSPGIRPDLPEFLEFTKNGGILTSEMEVFFDVCPCKIIAVTGSDGKTTTTSLISELLKEAGYLVHTGGNIGTPLLPNIENIKPDDICVVELSSFQLMTMKKSPSVAVITNITPNHLDVHKSYEEYILAKENITKFQTKEDKLIVNYDNEITRKIGENKKDNVCYFSLNALCKDGLYYEDLKILEKGEKLIDIKDIKIPGMHNVDNYMAAYLAVKDYITVDVLKKVAKNFKGVNHRIEFVKEENGVKYYNDSIASSPTRTTACINAFYSMGKKPILILGGKNKNLDFTLLGKEIVNKTKKIYLVGDLKNPHLNTAKAIEKAVYDVDKNFPVEFFYTLEETVKKVKEDADKGDIVVLSPASTSFDKYKNFEERGNLFKEYVNNG; this is encoded by the coding sequence ATGTTTGCAAATTTTTTGGACTTTAAAGAAAAAATGAAAGGTAAAACGGTTAATGTTATCGGGCTGGGGGTCAGTAATATCCCTCTTGTTAAAATGCTTGTATCTTTCGGGGCATTTGTTATAGGCAGAGATAAAAATGAAGATATATCTTTAGATGTTGATATTTCATATAAACTTGGAGAAGATTATTTAAAAGATATAAAAGGAGATTATATTTTTAAATCTCCTGGTATCCGTCCTGACCTTCCTGAGTTTTTGGAATTTACAAAAAACGGTGGAATACTTACCTCTGAAATGGAAGTGTTTTTTGATGTTTGCCCTTGTAAGATTATCGCAGTAACAGGGAGCGACGGTAAAACAACTACAACTTCTCTTATTTCAGAACTTTTAAAGGAAGCAGGGTACTTAGTTCACACAGGGGGAAATATAGGCACACCCCTGCTACCTAACATAGAAAATATAAAACCTGATGATATATGCGTTGTGGAACTTTCAAGTTTTCAACTTATGACTATGAAAAAATCTCCGTCTGTGGCTGTTATAACCAATATAACTCCTAATCATCTTGACGTTCATAAATCGTATGAAGAGTATATTTTAGCAAAAGAAAATATAACTAAATTTCAAACTAAAGAGGATAAACTCATAGTAAATTACGATAATGAAATAACAAGAAAAATCGGAGAAAATAAGAAAGATAATGTTTGTTATTTTTCACTTAATGCACTCTGTAAAGACGGTTTATATTATGAAGACTTAAAAATTTTAGAAAAAGGCGAAAAACTTATTGATATAAAAGATATAAAAATACCAGGAATGCATAATGTTGATAATTATATGGCAGCCTATCTTGCAGTAAAAGATTATATAACAGTTGATGTTTTAAAAAAAGTTGCAAAGAATTTTAAAGGGGTAAATCACAGAATAGAGTTTGTTAAAGAAGAAAACGGAGTAAAATATTATAACGATTCTATTGCTTCAAGCCCTACAAGAACAACTGCGTGTATAAATGCTTTTTATTCTATGGGTAAAAAGCCGATACTTATATTAGGCGGAAAAAATAAAAATCTTGATTTTACTTTGCTTGGTAAGGAAATAGTAAATAAAACCAAGAAAATATATCTTGTGGGAGACCTTAAAAACCCTCATCTTAATACAGCGAAGGCAATAGAAAAAGCAGTTTATGATGTGGATAAGAATTTCCCTGTGGAATTTTTCTATACCTTGGAAGAAACGGTTAAAAAAGTAAAAGAAGACGCAGATAAAGGAGATATTGTAGTATTATCTCCCGCAAGTACAAGTTTTGATAAATATAAAAATTTTGAAGAAAGAGGAAATCTTTTTAAAGAGTATGTAAATAATGGATAG
- the miaB gene encoding tRNA (N6-isopentenyl adenosine(37)-C2)-methylthiotransferase MiaB, translated as MEDSVLNKISANEIKRQKDFVLKVKNEIDKGIYACVITYGCQQNENDSEKLKAYLSDMGYKICDTPEKAKVIIFNTCAVREGAQERVYGNLGALKHRKQKEDDLIIGICGCMAQQEEVSKRIKSQFRHVDIVFGTHSLYRFPEIMWEVISKRVRKFDIIDCDGYIVEGIDQLREDKFRASVSIMYGCNNFCSYCIVPYVRGRERSRDPENIISEIKELNDKGYKEITLLGQNVNSYGKDLDEPFDFADLIKEVNKIDGIKRIKFMTSHPKDISDKLINAMAECEKVVPYLHLPFQSGSNRILEKMNRKYTREKYLDIIRKVREKIPNIALSSDVIVGFPNETYEDFLETLNLIKEVRFDTLFTFIYSKRPGTPAAKMEDSISQEEKHKNFNELLEVQNAISKEINDTYVGNTYSVLVEGVSKNNPDMMSGRTDTNKIINFAKKDAKEGDIVNVKVTSSQTWALIGEEV; from the coding sequence ATGGAGGATAGTGTCTTGAATAAGATATCCGCTAACGAAATAAAAAGGCAAAAAGACTTTGTTTTAAAAGTAAAAAATGAGATAGATAAAGGAATTTATGCATGTGTTATAACCTACGGTTGTCAACAGAATGAGAACGATTCTGAAAAGTTAAAAGCGTATTTATCCGATATGGGTTATAAAATATGTGATACGCCAGAAAAAGCAAAGGTTATTATATTTAATACCTGCGCAGTAAGAGAGGGCGCTCAGGAAAGAGTGTATGGAAACTTAGGTGCGCTAAAACACCGAAAGCAAAAAGAAGATGATTTAATTATCGGAATTTGCGGATGTATGGCTCAGCAGGAAGAAGTTTCAAAAAGAATAAAATCACAATTTCGCCATGTTGATATAGTGTTTGGTACTCACAGTCTATACCGTTTTCCCGAAATAATGTGGGAAGTTATATCAAAAAGAGTAAGAAAATTTGATATTATAGACTGCGATGGGTATATAGTAGAGGGGATAGACCAGTTAAGAGAAGATAAATTCAGAGCGTCAGTTTCTATTATGTACGGTTGCAATAATTTTTGTTCGTACTGTATAGTGCCTTATGTAAGGGGAAGAGAAAGAAGCCGAGACCCTGAAAATATAATTTCAGAAATTAAGGAACTTAATGATAAAGGGTATAAGGAAATTACTCTTTTAGGGCAGAATGTAAACTCATACGGAAAAGATTTAGACGAGCCTTTTGATTTTGCCGACCTTATTAAAGAGGTTAATAAAATTGACGGGATAAAGAGAATAAAGTTTATGACATCTCATCCTAAAGATATCTCGGATAAACTCATAAATGCTATGGCAGAATGTGAAAAGGTTGTTCCTTATCTTCATCTTCCTTTTCAATCGGGAAGTAACCGTATTTTAGAGAAGATGAACAGAAAATATACAAGGGAAAAATATCTTGACATAATAAGAAAGGTAAGAGAAAAAATACCAAACATTGCTTTATCCAGCGATGTAATTGTCGGGTTCCCTAATGAAACCTATGAAGACTTTTTAGAAACTCTAAATCTTATTAAAGAAGTAAGGTTTGACACACTCTTTACCTTTATCTATTCCAAAAGGCCTGGCACACCTGCCGCAAAAATGGAAGACAGTATTTCACAGGAAGAAAAGCATAAGAATTTTAATGAACTTTTAGAAGTTCAGAATGCTATTTCAAAAGAAATAAACGATACCTATGTGGGAAATACTTATAGCGTTCTGGTAGAAGGCGTGAGCAAAAATAACCCTGATATGATGTCAGGAAGAACAGATACAAATAAAATAATAAACTTCGCAAAAAAAGACGCAAAAGAGGGCGATATTGTTAATGTTAAAGTTACAAGTTCGCAAACTTGGGCGCTTATAGGCGAAGAAGTATAA
- a CDS encoding M42 family peptidase: MDSLKELLSVNTVSGSELSGSNKVYEIFSNSGAEVTLDKLSNVIATKNKKGKFKVLLDAHFDTIGLMVTKILKGGFIKFTALGGVDPRILPSLTVTVHGSKDITGVIGVVPPHLLKGDDKSAYKIEDLFIDTGKDEEELKKIVSVGDVISFKSEYTELLNGRIASAGLDDKIGVYIVSEVLSKMDNENICLFGVATIGEEIGLKGAKVISNFDDFDLAIIIDVTHGMTPDAIKNRAFELGKGPVITLGPSLSKEYNDKIKKVANKKNIDIQIEVEPGNTGTNAWVYHSLKTSCPSVMVSVPLRYMHTSYEVCDKGDILSSVDLILEFLNSIGGEV; encoded by the coding sequence ATGGATAGTTTAAAAGAACTTCTTAGTGTTAATACAGTATCAGGCAGTGAGTTGTCCGGCAGTAATAAAGTTTATGAAATTTTTTCAAATAGTGGAGCAGAAGTTACGCTCGACAAACTTTCAAATGTTATTGCCACAAAAAATAAAAAAGGAAAGTTTAAGGTTTTATTAGATGCCCATTTTGATACAATAGGGCTTATGGTAACTAAAATCTTAAAAGGCGGTTTTATAAAATTTACTGCTTTGGGCGGAGTAGACCCAAGAATTTTACCCTCCCTTACTGTTACAGTGCACGGAAGTAAAGATATAACAGGGGTTATAGGTGTTGTCCCTCCTCATCTTTTAAAAGGGGACGATAAGAGTGCCTATAAAATTGAAGATTTGTTTATTGATACAGGGAAAGACGAAGAAGAACTAAAAAAAATAGTATCCGTAGGGGATGTTATATCTTTTAAAAGCGAGTATACTGAACTTTTAAATGGCAGGATTGCATCGGCAGGTCTTGACGATAAAATAGGCGTCTATATAGTATCTGAAGTTTTAAGTAAGATGGATAATGAAAATATCTGTCTTTTTGGTGTTGCAACTATCGGTGAAGAGATAGGCTTAAAAGGCGCAAAAGTTATCAGTAACTTTGACGACTTTGACTTGGCAATTATAATTGATGTAACCCACGGTATGACACCTGATGCTATTAAAAACAGAGCGTTTGAATTAGGTAAAGGCCCTGTTATAACTCTTGGCCCATCCCTTTCAAAAGAGTATAACGATAAGATTAAAAAGGTTGCAAATAAAAAGAATATAGATATCCAGATAGAAGTTGAGCCAGGAAATACAGGCACAAATGCATGGGTATATCATAGCCTTAAAACTTCCTGTCCGTCTGTTATGGTGTCTGTTCCTTTAAGATATATGCACACATCCTATGAAGTTTGTGATAAAGGGGATATTTTATCTTCTGTTGATTTAATTTTAGAGTTTTTAAATTCAATAGGGGGTGAAGTGTAA
- a CDS encoding methionine gamma-lyase family protein has protein sequence MIDYKKYFDVSDRAVEIVNCGEERAKASFKKVEEIATINQLKVLKAFRDNRISEAHFNSTSGYGYDDLGRDTLDKLYADIFGAEDALVRHNIISGTHALSLCLFGVLRPNDTLVAVTGKPYDTLEETIGIRGEEGVGSLKDFGVNYKEVPLKNSKVDFDGIKNAVDDSVKAVIIQRSKGYDFRESLLVDEIGEIISFVKSINKDIITIVDNCYGEFVEDKEPTEVGADLMAGSLIKNPGGSIARTGGYIAGKKEYVKMCSYKLNAVGIGKECGATLGLNKEMYQGIYFAPFIVSQAVKTAILTAQIFEDAGFDVCPKADEKRSCIIEAIKFGTKEGVCLFCQGIQKGAAVDSFVTPMPWDMPGYEHQVIMAAGAFNQGSSIELSADGPITPPYIAYMQGGVTYDYGKTGVLFAVDSLLKNNIIK, from the coding sequence ATGATAGATTATAAAAAATATTTTGACGTGTCAGACAGGGCTGTTGAAATTGTAAATTGTGGCGAAGAAAGAGCAAAAGCCTCTTTTAAGAAAGTAGAAGAGATAGCAACAATAAATCAACTTAAGGTTTTAAAAGCGTTCAGGGATAACAGAATAAGCGAAGCGCATTTTAACTCAACTTCAGGATATGGTTATGATGACTTGGGAAGAGATACCCTTGATAAACTCTATGCTGATATTTTCGGTGCAGAGGATGCATTGGTAAGACACAATATAATCTCAGGCACTCATGCTCTTTCGCTTTGTCTTTTTGGAGTTTTAAGACCGAATGATACTTTGGTTGCAGTAACAGGAAAACCTTATGACACACTTGAAGAAACAATAGGTATAAGAGGGGAAGAAGGAGTCGGCTCCTTAAAAGATTTCGGAGTAAACTACAAAGAAGTTCCCTTGAAAAATTCCAAAGTTGATTTTGACGGGATAAAGAATGCAGTAGACGATAGCGTAAAGGCTGTTATTATACAAAGGTCAAAGGGTTATGATTTTAGAGAATCTCTTTTAGTTGATGAAATCGGGGAAATTATTTCTTTTGTAAAAAGTATAAATAAAGATATAATCACAATAGTTGACAACTGCTACGGAGAATTTGTGGAAGATAAAGAGCCGACAGAAGTAGGAGCAGATTTAATGGCAGGATCTTTAATTAAAAACCCTGGCGGAAGTATCGCAAGAACAGGTGGATATATTGCTGGAAAGAAGGAATATGTCAAAATGTGTTCATATAAATTAAACGCAGTGGGAATAGGCAAAGAATGTGGTGCAACTTTAGGGCTTAATAAAGAAATGTATCAGGGTATATATTTTGCGCCTTTTATTGTATCTCAGGCAGTTAAAACTGCAATCTTGACTGCTCAAATATTTGAAGATGCAGGGTTTGATGTATGCCCTAAGGCAGACGAAAAAAGGTCTTGCATAATAGAAGCAATAAAGTTTGGCACAAAAGAGGGTGTTTGCCTGTTCTGTCAGGGAATTCAAAAAGGTGCAGCAGTAGACTCTTTTGTAACTCCTATGCCATGGGATATGCCGGGTTATGAGCATCAGGTTATTATGGCTGCAGGTGCTTTTAATCAGGGGTCATCAATAGAACTTTCGGCAGACGGTCCTATAACTCCTCCTTATATTGCATATATGCAGGGTGGGGTTACATATGATTACGGTAAAACAGGCGTTCTTTTTGCTGTGGATAGCCTTCTTAAAAATAATATAATAAAATAA
- a CDS encoding STAS domain-containing protein — translation MYKPKSFEVFKNLGGYFKDGTWSKDLIAGIIVAIIALPLSIALAISSGVSPEKGLITAFIAGFCISFFGGSDVQIGGPTGAFVVIICGIIAQYRIDGLIIATLMAGVFLVLFGIFKLGNVIKYIPYTITVGFTTGIAVTLMSTQINDLLGLNISGIPSEFIHKWIAYFENFSSINLWATAIGVLTIAISFLWPKINKKIPGSLIALIVTTLLVTIFKLPVNTIETQFGEISGSLPLPSLPKIDFETLKTLISPAFTIALLAAIESLLSAVVADGMTGKKHDSNAELIGQGIANISVSFFGGIPATGAIARTAANIKNGGKTPMAGIIHAITLFLIMLVFMPYAKLIPMSALSGILVVVSYNMAEIKSMKTLLKSSKSDALVMMVTFILTVVFDLVVAIEVGMILALVLIVMKVSDNTTVKSYKTDEYDSNLYNNDKIMIYEINGPLFFGSASNFLDVLRDINTKLNIVIFDMSKMTVMDATAYDALEKIQKRCKEEHILPMFAGVSEQPLKIISNLGGMEGIKKEMFFDTVSDAYKEAESIVELSKKIKKRR, via the coding sequence ATGTATAAACCTAAGTCTTTTGAGGTTTTTAAAAATTTAGGGGGATATTTTAAAGACGGCACCTGGTCTAAAGACCTTATTGCAGGAATTATAGTTGCAATAATTGCTCTGCCTTTATCTATCGCTCTTGCAATTTCTTCAGGTGTTTCTCCTGAAAAAGGTCTTATAACTGCATTCATTGCCGGTTTTTGTATATCCTTTTTCGGTGGAAGCGACGTTCAGATTGGTGGGCCTACGGGAGCATTCGTTGTTATCATCTGCGGAATAATTGCTCAGTACAGAATAGACGGTCTTATTATTGCTACACTTATGGCAGGTGTATTCTTAGTTCTCTTTGGTATTTTTAAATTGGGTAACGTTATAAAATACATACCGTATACAATTACCGTCGGGTTTACAACTGGTATTGCAGTTACACTTATGTCTACCCAGATTAACGACCTTTTAGGTCTTAATATTTCAGGCATACCGTCAGAATTTATACATAAATGGATAGCATATTTTGAAAACTTTTCTAGTATTAACTTATGGGCAACTGCTATCGGTGTTTTAACTATTGCAATTTCGTTTTTATGGCCTAAGATAAATAAAAAAATACCAGGCTCTTTAATAGCACTTATTGTTACAACATTATTGGTTACAATATTTAAACTGCCTGTTAACACTATTGAAACTCAGTTTGGTGAAATTTCAGGCTCTCTGCCTTTGCCAAGTTTACCAAAAATAGATTTTGAAACTTTAAAAACTCTTATATCTCCTGCATTTACTATTGCTCTTTTAGCAGCGATTGAATCTTTGCTTTCAGCAGTTGTTGCAGACGGGATGACAGGTAAAAAACACGATTCAAATGCAGAACTTATCGGTCAGGGTATAGCAAATATTTCCGTTTCATTCTTCGGTGGTATCCCTGCAACAGGTGCAATAGCAAGAACAGCGGCAAATATTAAAAACGGTGGAAAAACTCCTATGGCAGGTATTATCCATGCCATAACATTATTTCTTATAATGCTTGTATTTATGCCATATGCAAAACTTATTCCAATGTCTGCACTTTCCGGTATCCTTGTAGTTGTTTCCTACAATATGGCAGAAATAAAATCTATGAAAACTCTTTTAAAATCTTCAAAAAGCGATGCTTTGGTTATGATGGTTACCTTTATTTTAACCGTTGTTTTTGACCTTGTAGTTGCTATTGAAGTGGGAATGATTTTAGCACTTGTCTTAATTGTTATGAAGGTTTCAGACAATACTACTGTTAAATCTTATAAAACAGACGAATATGACAGCAATTTATATAACAATGATAAGATTATGATTTATGAAATAAACGGTCCGTTATTCTTTGGCTCTGCAAGTAATTTTTTAGATGTTTTAAGAGATATAAATACAAAATTAAATATTGTTATATTTGATATGTCTAAAATGACAGTTATGGATGCTACTGCGTATGACGCATTAGAAAAAATTCAAAAAAGATGTAAGGAAGAGCATATTCTTCCAATGTTTGCAGGAGTAAGCGAACAACCTTTAAAAATCATATCCAACTTAGGCGGTATGGAGGGCATAAAGAAAGAAATGTTCTTTGACACAGTTTCCGATGCGTATAAAGAAGCAGAATCAATCGTAGAACTTAGTAAAAAAATTAAAAAAAGACGCTAA
- a CDS encoding permease, whose translation MSLFGGVISITGITYLVFCLFAITIIGYALGRITFKGVSLGTAGVFIVALIFGCVFYDDLSKQLPEYTSNALKVVENIGLILFVSSVGFIAGPKFFGNIKKNFTSYVLLGFIIIVAGGICAVLCVYAGKLMGETDMQKLSAIVSGLFAGALTSTPAFSAAKASVSTNELEQLVSVGYGIAYIFGVIGVVLFVQLMPKILKVNMKEEREKLIALENASDTKKITGKLLELDSFGIAPFALSAIIGIVIGMIKIPLSSKGLDGTTFSLTTTGGCLLAALVFGHFGKAGKVNLMPSVTTLKVFREFGLVLFLIGAGISGGARFVQEFKIDYFVYGALMTVVPMIIGFIFAKFVLKMNILNILGSITGGMTSTPALGTLIHVAGTEDVAAAYAATYPIALVAVVLVSQFIIIFFAV comes from the coding sequence ATGAGTTTATTTGGTGGTGTTATTTCCATTACAGGAATTACATATCTTGTTTTCTGCCTGTTTGCAATTACAATAATAGGCTATGCACTTGGCAGAATTACATTTAAAGGCGTATCACTTGGTACTGCAGGGGTATTTATTGTTGCACTTATATTTGGTTGCGTTTTTTACGACGATTTATCCAAACAACTTCCTGAGTATACATCCAATGCGCTTAAAGTTGTTGAAAATATAGGGCTTATACTGTTCGTTTCATCAGTTGGCTTTATCGCAGGGCCAAAGTTTTTTGGAAATATAAAGAAAAACTTTACATCTTATGTACTGTTAGGTTTTATAATTATTGTTGCAGGAGGCATTTGCGCAGTTTTATGTGTATATGCAGGAAAACTTATGGGTGAGACTGATATGCAGAAATTATCTGCCATAGTTTCAGGGCTTTTTGCAGGAGCGCTTACATCTACACCTGCCTTTTCTGCGGCAAAAGCATCTGTTTCTACAAACGAACTTGAGCAGTTAGTTTCCGTGGGATATGGTATAGCATATATATTTGGTGTTATCGGCGTTGTTTTATTTGTTCAACTTATGCCAAAAATTTTAAAAGTAAATATGAAAGAAGAAAGAGAAAAACTTATTGCTTTAGAAAATGCATCTGATACAAAAAAAATTACAGGTAAACTTTTAGAACTTGACAGTTTTGGTATTGCACCTTTTGCACTTAGTGCAATTATTGGTATAGTTATTGGTATGATTAAAATTCCTCTTTCATCCAAAGGTCTTGACGGAACAACATTCTCCCTTACAACAACAGGCGGATGTTTACTGGCAGCACTTGTTTTCGGCCACTTTGGAAAGGCTGGAAAAGTTAATCTTATGCCAAGTGTAACAACACTTAAAGTATTCAGAGAATTTGGGCTTGTGCTTTTCTTAATAGGCGCAGGTATTTCTGGCGGAGCAAGATTTGTTCAGGAATTTAAAATAGATTATTTTGTTTACGGTGCTTTAATGACTGTTGTGCCTATGATTATAGGGTTTATCTTTGCAAAATTTGTGCTTAAGATGAATATTTTAAATATTTTAGGTTCAATCACAGGAGGAATGACAAGTACCCCTGCATTAGGAACTTTAATTCATGTAGCAGGTACAGAAGATGTTGCCGCAGCATATGCTGCAACCTATCCTATCGCTCTTGTAGCAGTTGTGTTGGTATCGCAGTTTATTATAATATTCTTTGCAGTTTAA
- a CDS encoding M42 family peptidase — MLKKLTEAFGVSGCDKEVRDIIIDEIKDYVTDIKILKDSNIIAFKKGRKTSDKKIMISAQTDEVGLMVKDITKEGYLEICSVGGIDSRILPSKKVYVGDNKIPGIIGIKAVHMTDKKEREELIPIEKLYVDIGAYDYLDALNYINRGDYILFDSSYEELSSTRVMAKALDDRVGVKILIDLLKEESEYDFYAVFNSLEEIGLKGAMTASYYINPDIALILEGTTCSDVLDTKEHLQSTNLSKGAALSIWDKASISDAKLNDYIINLAKKEGIPLQYKRTNKGGNDAGTIQVAKDGCKTAVLSVPLRYIHSPVCVMDKNDFNSAFKIAKAFLNNVGGL, encoded by the coding sequence ATGCTTAAAAAATTAACCGAAGCATTTGGTGTATCAGGCTGCGATAAAGAGGTCAGAGATATTATAATTGATGAAATAAAAGACTATGTAACCGATATAAAAATTTTAAAAGATTCAAATATAATAGCCTTTAAAAAGGGCAGAAAAACAAGTGATAAAAAAATAATGATAAGTGCACAGACCGACGAAGTAGGTTTAATGGTAAAAGATATTACAAAAGAGGGGTATCTTGAAATCTGCTCGGTAGGGGGGATAGATTCAAGAATTCTTCCGTCCAAAAAAGTATATGTGGGCGATAATAAAATACCAGGTATTATCGGTATAAAAGCAGTTCATATGACTGATAAAAAAGAAAGAGAAGAGTTAATACCGATAGAAAAACTATATGTTGATATAGGTGCTTATGATTACTTGGATGCTCTAAATTATATAAACAGGGGAGATTATATCCTCTTTGATTCATCATACGAAGAATTATCTTCTACAAGGGTTATGGCAAAAGCACTTGATGACAGAGTCGGCGTTAAAATTCTTATTGACCTTTTAAAAGAAGAGAGTGAATACGATTTTTATGCAGTGTTTAATTCTCTTGAAGAAATAGGCCTAAAAGGTGCTATGACAGCGTCTTATTATATTAACCCTGATATTGCCTTAATCTTAGAGGGAACTACCTGCTCGGATGTTTTAGATACAAAAGAGCATCTTCAGTCAACAAATCTTTCAAAGGGTGCAGCCCTTTCAATATGGGACAAGGCATCAATATCGGATGCAAAACTTAATGATTATATAATAAATCTTGCTAAAAAAGAGGGAATACCTCTTCAATATAAAAGAACTAACAAAGGCGGAAATGATGCAGGGACAATTCAGGTTGCAAAAGACGGATGCAAAACTGCAGTTTTATCCGTGCCTTTAAGATATATCCATTCCCCTGTATGTGTGATGGATAAAAATGATTTTAACTCGGCATTTAAAATAGCAAAAGCCTTTTTAAATAATGTGGGAGGTTTATAG
- a CDS encoding YlbF family regulator: protein MNELLQKAQELAELIKTSKEYLLAKETEAIQANDEKAQQMIQAYNDKRRDIAVRMQCSQLSEEETEAVRKEINDAFNELMEYDVIKNYVEAQKDFEILNQQIMNIISGAVNGGCGGSCSSCSGCH, encoded by the coding sequence ATGAACGAATTATTACAAAAAGCACAGGAACTTGCAGAACTTATTAAAACAAGTAAAGAATACTTACTTGCAAAAGAAACTGAAGCCATTCAGGCAAATGATGAAAAAGCGCAACAGATGATTCAAGCATATAACGATAAAAGAAGAGATATCGCAGTAAGAATGCAGTGCTCTCAGTTAAGCGAAGAAGAAACAGAAGCGGTAAGAAAAGAAATAAACGATGCGTTTAACGAACTTATGGAATATGATGTTATAAAAAACTATGTAGAAGCGCAGAAAGATTTTGAAATATTAAATCAGCAGATTATGAACATTATTTCAGGCGCAGTAAACGGTGGTTGCGGCGGTTCATGTTCTAGTTGTTCAGGTTGCCACTAA